In one window of Tumebacillus algifaecis DNA:
- a CDS encoding (2,3-dihydroxybenzoyl)adenylate synthase produces the protein MLANCPTWPEEFAKRYRAAGFWSGVTLGEMLRERAARYKDRIAITDGDTQWSYAELDRRADRLAAGFHKAGIKKMDRVIVQLPNIAEFFEVCFALFRLGALPVFALPLHRSSEITYFAEFTEAVAYVIPDVHSGFDYRQLARNVQSKVSTLQHVIVVGAAEEFVALEDLHIEPNEQPFEVNASEVAFLQLSGGSTGLPKLIPRTHDDYMYSIEGSVGICRLDENSVYLAALPVAHNFPLSSPGTLGTLFAGGRVVLVPRPSPDDAFPVIEKERVTITALVPPLALIWLEAAASHRYDLSSLQVLQVGGAKFSAEAARRVRIELGCTLQQVFGMAEGLVNYTRLDDPEEIIVNTQGRPISAQDEIRVVDELDRDVTPGQEGQLLTRGPYTIRGYYKADAHNAQAFTPDGFYRTGDVVKVTEQGYLVVEGRVKDQINRGGDKVAAEEVENHLLAHPAVHDVAVVSMPDEFLGERTCAFVIPREEAPTPAALKTFLQERGLASYKIPDRMEFIDSFPQTGVGKVNKKALREAIIQNLQTISRARK, from the coding sequence ATGTTAGCAAATTGTCCCACGTGGCCAGAGGAATTTGCAAAACGCTACCGTGCGGCCGGTTTTTGGAGCGGAGTCACATTGGGCGAGATGTTGCGGGAGCGAGCTGCCCGATATAAGGATCGCATCGCGATCACCGATGGAGATACGCAGTGGAGCTATGCGGAGCTTGATCGGCGAGCAGATCGTCTGGCGGCTGGCTTCCACAAGGCAGGGATCAAAAAGATGGACCGCGTCATCGTGCAACTGCCGAACATCGCGGAATTTTTCGAGGTTTGTTTCGCGCTGTTTCGCTTGGGGGCCTTGCCCGTTTTTGCCCTTCCTCTGCATCGCAGCAGTGAAATCACCTATTTTGCCGAGTTTACGGAAGCTGTAGCGTATGTGATTCCCGATGTCCATTCCGGATTTGATTATCGACAATTGGCGAGAAACGTGCAAAGCAAGGTATCGACCTTGCAACATGTGATCGTGGTCGGCGCAGCAGAGGAGTTTGTGGCGCTAGAAGACCTGCACATAGAACCGAACGAACAGCCGTTTGAAGTGAATGCCAGTGAGGTCGCGTTCCTGCAACTGTCAGGTGGTAGTACAGGTTTGCCCAAATTGATCCCGCGAACGCACGACGATTACATGTACAGTATCGAAGGGAGTGTGGGGATTTGCCGTTTGGATGAGAACAGCGTGTATCTTGCCGCCCTGCCGGTCGCCCACAACTTCCCGCTGAGTTCGCCGGGTACGCTCGGGACGTTATTTGCTGGAGGACGGGTCGTGTTAGTTCCACGTCCCAGCCCAGATGATGCATTTCCGGTGATCGAAAAAGAACGCGTGACGATCACCGCGTTGGTGCCACCACTTGCACTGATCTGGCTCGAGGCGGCCGCATCGCATCGTTACGATTTGTCCAGCCTGCAAGTGTTACAGGTCGGTGGTGCAAAATTCAGTGCGGAGGCGGCCCGACGGGTTCGCATTGAGCTGGGATGTACCTTGCAGCAGGTGTTTGGAATGGCGGAAGGCTTGGTCAACTACACCCGATTGGACGATCCGGAAGAGATCATTGTGAATACGCAGGGCAGACCGATCTCTGCGCAAGATGAGATTCGCGTTGTCGATGAGTTGGACCGCGATGTAACACCAGGTCAGGAGGGACAGTTGTTGACTCGGGGGCCGTATACCATCCGTGGATACTACAAAGCGGACGCGCACAACGCACAGGCGTTCACCCCTGACGGCTTTTACCGCACGGGTGATGTGGTGAAAGTGACGGAGCAAGGCTACTTGGTCGTCGAAGGGCGGGTCAAGGACCAAATCAACCGCGGTGGTGACAAAGTGGCGGCAGAGGAAGTGGAGAATCACTTACTCGCGCATCCGGCTGTCCATGATGTGGCAGTCGTCTCGATGCCCGACGAATTTTTAGGCGAACGAACTTGCGCCTTTGTAATTCCACGAGAGGAAGCTCCGACACCAGCTGCGCTCAAAACGTTTCTACAAGAGCGTGGGCTTGCTTCCTACAAGATCCCAGATCGGATGGAGTTTATCGACTCGTTTCCGCAAACAGGGGTTGGAAAAGTGAACAAAAAAGCGTTGCGTGAGGCCATCATTCAA
- the dhbC gene encoding isochorismate synthase DhbC, whose product MTTFTVSTAEKATQLLEDYQAGSSFFFSSPLRTLLARGTLLSLPKGESGKLAEHVDELLKHAKQSEEDVSIIVGAVPFDHRRPAQLVVPTSVQIAGPLHFDANAAENPPASTTYEIEPVPTPEQFMRGVESGLARLESGELCKIVLSRTLQMTSTTPVDIHQLLKNLARKNKHGYTFAVDLPGDEESDSRYSKRTLIGASPELLVSRTGMTVTANPLAGSTPRSKDPIEDQKRAQALLASAKDLHEHAVVIDAVAAALRPFCRTLEVPESPSLVHTETMWHLSTTITGELSDPSTSSLEVALAMHPTPAVCGTPTDLARTAIGEIEPFDREFYTGMIGWCNSQGDGDWVVTIRCAEVEDRSMRLYAGAGVVLGSSPEAELAETSAKFRTMLHAMGLNNETTS is encoded by the coding sequence ATGACTACATTTACTGTTTCGACTGCGGAAAAGGCTACACAACTTTTGGAAGACTATCAGGCCGGATCGTCCTTTTTCTTCTCTTCCCCGCTTCGCACTTTGCTGGCGCGAGGAACTTTGCTCTCATTGCCCAAAGGCGAGTCGGGTAAGTTGGCCGAGCACGTTGATGAGTTGTTGAAGCATGCCAAGCAGTCTGAGGAAGATGTTTCGATCATTGTTGGTGCTGTGCCGTTCGATCACCGCAGACCTGCTCAGTTGGTTGTGCCGACATCCGTTCAAATCGCAGGCCCGCTCCACTTCGACGCGAACGCTGCGGAGAATCCCCCAGCTTCGACGACGTATGAGATAGAGCCTGTTCCTACGCCAGAGCAGTTTATGCGAGGGGTCGAATCGGGTTTGGCCCGGCTGGAATCGGGTGAGCTTTGCAAGATTGTCCTGTCCAGAACTCTGCAAATGACCTCCACAACCCCTGTCGATATCCACCAACTGCTGAAAAATTTGGCTCGGAAAAATAAGCACGGCTATACGTTTGCTGTTGATCTGCCTGGCGATGAGGAGTCTGATTCCCGCTATTCGAAGCGAACGCTGATCGGGGCGAGTCCAGAACTGCTCGTATCGCGAACCGGGATGACAGTAACTGCCAATCCATTAGCGGGCTCTACACCCCGTAGCAAAGATCCGATCGAGGATCAAAAACGTGCGCAGGCACTGCTCGCGTCCGCGAAGGACCTGCATGAGCATGCGGTGGTCATCGATGCGGTAGCTGCTGCTCTGCGACCCTTTTGCCGAACGTTAGAAGTTCCGGAGTCACCGTCGTTGGTGCACACCGAGACCATGTGGCATTTATCCACCACGATCACAGGAGAACTGTCCGATCCGTCTACCTCGTCGCTGGAAGTAGCGCTCGCCATGCATCCGACTCCTGCTGTTTGCGGGACTCCAACCGATTTGGCCAGAACGGCCATTGGAGAAATTGAGCCTTTCGATCGCGAGTTTTACACCGGGATGATCGGATGGTGCAACTCGCAGGGAGATGGGGATTGGGTGGTGACAATCCGTTGTGCGGAGGTAGAAGATCGCTCAATGCGTTTGTATGCGGGGGCAGGTGTTGTCCTTGGATCGAGCCCAGAGGCAGAACTTGCGGAAACATCGGCCAAGTTTCGCACGATGTTGCACGCGATGGGTCTGAACAACGAAACCACCTCATGA
- a CDS encoding 2,3-dihydro-2,3-dihydroxybenzoate dehydrogenase, with translation MKNRDHKGRVVLVTGAAQGIGAAVARAFVEAGEFVVAVDKNSAGLDQIMAELNLEGKRAAAFPLDVSDKVAVEAVVEQIERDLGPIEILVNVAGLLRMGPIDMLRDEDWEETFAVNVSGVFYVSRSVIRRMVPRQSGSIVTVGSNAASVPRMHMAAYASSKAAVTMFTKCLGLENAQHHIRCNVVSPGSTDTEMQRSMWTDANGADAVIVGSLASYKLGIPLQKLASPSDIADAVLFLASDRASHITMHDLRVDGGATLGN, from the coding sequence ATGAAGAATCGAGATCATAAAGGCCGAGTTGTTCTGGTAACAGGTGCGGCACAAGGGATTGGTGCGGCGGTGGCACGGGCTTTTGTTGAGGCGGGAGAATTCGTTGTTGCAGTGGATAAAAACTCTGCTGGACTCGATCAAATCATGGCGGAACTAAATCTTGAGGGAAAACGTGCAGCAGCTTTCCCGTTAGATGTCAGCGACAAAGTTGCGGTAGAAGCGGTTGTTGAGCAGATCGAACGTGACCTCGGTCCGATTGAAATCTTGGTCAACGTCGCGGGTTTGCTGCGAATGGGACCGATTGACATGCTTCGCGATGAAGATTGGGAGGAGACATTTGCGGTCAATGTTTCGGGGGTTTTTTATGTGTCGCGCTCTGTCATTCGACGCATGGTGCCGCGTCAGTCCGGTTCGATCGTAACGGTCGGGTCGAATGCGGCCAGCGTGCCGCGCATGCACATGGCCGCTTATGCATCCTCCAAAGCGGCGGTGACCATGTTCACAAAATGCCTTGGCCTGGAGAACGCTCAACATCACATTCGCTGTAACGTGGTGTCGCCCGGTTCAACGGATACTGAGATGCAACGCTCGATGTGGACGGATGCAAATGGTGCGGATGCTGTCATTGTCGGCTCGCTAGCGTCGTACAAACTGGGCATCCCGCTTCAGAAATTGGCCTCACCTTCTGACATAGCCGACGCTGTGCTCTTTTTGGCCTCCGACCGAGCAAGTCACATCACGATGCATGACTTGCGAGTTGACGGTGGGGCCACGCTGGGCAATTAA
- a CDS encoding NUDIX domain-containing protein — MKVINKIRAMNLAFLFNGDDVLMIHRGAHKKIWPNKWSGVGGNVETHEYQNLAESVLREIREETGITPEQVIDLSQRYLIFRQWDDELRQLYVYFGRTTTREIIQTDEGVLKWISRNEWLDLDLIPTNRVMIEHYLQHEQERTVFMSVHTDDDSSPNWIRMNN, encoded by the coding sequence ATGAAAGTGATCAATAAAATTCGTGCGATGAATCTCGCGTTTCTATTCAACGGTGACGATGTCTTAATGATCCACCGCGGTGCCCACAAAAAGATCTGGCCTAACAAATGGTCAGGTGTCGGCGGGAATGTCGAGACCCACGAATATCAGAATCTAGCAGAATCTGTGCTACGAGAAATACGGGAAGAAACAGGCATCACTCCCGAGCAAGTTATCGACCTGTCACAGCGCTATCTCATCTTCCGACAATGGGATGACGAACTTCGACAACTCTACGTGTATTTCGGAAGAACAACGACTCGTGAGATCATTCAGACGGACGAAGGCGTGCTAAAGTGGATCTCACGAAACGAATGGCTCGATTTGGACTTAATTCCGACGAACCGTGTCATGATTGAGCATTACCTTCAACATGAGCAGGAGCGCACCGTTTTCATGAGCGTACACACAGACGATGACAGTTCGCCCAACTGGATTCGCATGAATAATTGA
- the ftsZ gene encoding cell division protein FtsZ, whose product MLEFDLDVEALAQIKVIGCGGGGCNAVNRMIEAGIKGVEFITVNTDAQALHLSKAEHRLQIGEKLTRGLGAGANPDIGKKAAEESKELIMNALRGADMVFVTAGMGGGTGTGAAPVVAEIAKELGALTVGVVTKPFTFEGRRRMNQAETGIANLKEKVDTLIVIPNDRLLEIVDKNTPMLEAFREADNVLRQGVQGISDLIAVPGLINVDFADVKTIMTERGSALMGIGVHSGESRAAEAAKKAICSPLLETSIDGARGVLMHIAGGNNLSLFEVNEAADIVSSAADPEVNMIFGAVINPDLKDEIVVTVIATGFEHKERPAQPKPALNKTDIKSFGTGNNAAVDNLDIPAFLRRNNR is encoded by the coding sequence ATGTTGGAGTTCGATCTCGATGTGGAGGCTCTGGCTCAGATAAAAGTAATTGGTTGCGGTGGCGGCGGTTGCAATGCAGTCAATCGAATGATCGAAGCGGGCATCAAAGGTGTTGAATTCATCACTGTCAACACGGACGCGCAAGCTCTGCATCTTTCGAAAGCAGAACACCGTTTGCAGATCGGTGAAAAACTCACCCGCGGGCTAGGAGCAGGGGCGAACCCTGATATCGGAAAGAAAGCGGCAGAGGAAAGCAAAGAACTGATCATGAACGCACTGCGCGGTGCTGACATGGTTTTTGTCACCGCTGGCATGGGTGGCGGTACCGGAACCGGTGCTGCGCCAGTTGTCGCTGAGATCGCGAAGGAGCTCGGAGCGCTGACGGTCGGTGTTGTTACCAAGCCGTTTACCTTTGAAGGCCGCCGACGCATGAACCAAGCGGAAACTGGTATCGCTAACCTCAAGGAAAAAGTTGATACGCTGATCGTCATTCCGAACGACCGACTGTTGGAGATTGTTGACAAGAATACGCCGATGCTTGAAGCATTCCGTGAAGCGGACAACGTGTTGCGTCAGGGTGTTCAAGGTATCTCTGATTTGATCGCAGTACCGGGCCTGATCAACGTTGACTTCGCTGACGTGAAAACCATCATGACCGAGCGTGGTTCGGCGCTGATGGGCATTGGTGTACACTCCGGTGAAAGCCGTGCAGCAGAAGCTGCGAAAAAAGCGATCTGCTCTCCGCTTCTGGAGACGTCGATCGATGGCGCACGTGGTGTCTTGATGCATATCGCAGGGGGCAACAATTTGTCGCTGTTTGAAGTCAATGAAGCAGCCGATATCGTTTCCTCGGCGGCCGACCCGGAAGTGAACATGATTTTTGGTGCGGTGATCAACCCAGATCTGAAAGACGAAATCGTAGTCACTGTGATTGCGACCGGATTTGAGCACAAAGAACGCCCAGCTCAGCCGAAGCCGGCATTGAACAAGACCGATATCAAGTCGTTTGGTACGGGTAACAACGCTGCTGTCGATAACCTCGACATTCCGGCGTTCTTGCGCCGCAACAACCGCTAG